One part of the Marinobacter sp. MDS2 genome encodes these proteins:
- a CDS encoding MotB family protein gives MDELPEEEKPGIPAWVVTFADLMSLLMCFFVLLLSFSEIDAMKFKQIAGELSKAFGVQREVPVLEIPQGTSPIFDKFSPAPPEPTVLDEVRQTTTDQKPELETLKSPTEQAREEAAKEALEADAARIREVLAEALEDGRITIEADLDQHRIVIRVEEKGSFPSGSAELTWEFETLLLEMAEVLADIPGELTVEGHTDDIPIRNSRFYSNWDLSAARAAAVANALLATGAVEPTRLAVKGLADTEPRVENDTSENRAKNRRVEIIVDMLTPQEEERMRLRELLERSAQQSETVIDVRSATPGSVPPTTTGPE, from the coding sequence ATGGATGAGCTGCCAGAAGAGGAAAAACCGGGCATCCCCGCGTGGGTGGTCACCTTCGCCGACCTGATGTCGCTGCTGATGTGCTTCTTTGTGCTTCTGTTGTCGTTCTCCGAGATCGACGCCATGAAGTTCAAACAGATTGCCGGTGAGCTTTCGAAAGCGTTCGGGGTGCAGCGCGAAGTGCCCGTTCTGGAAATACCCCAGGGCACAAGCCCGATCTTCGACAAGTTTTCCCCAGCGCCCCCCGAACCTACGGTATTAGACGAAGTCCGCCAAACCACCACCGATCAAAAGCCCGAACTGGAGACACTCAAGAGCCCGACGGAACAAGCCCGCGAGGAAGCGGCCAAAGAAGCGCTTGAAGCTGACGCCGCGCGCATTCGGGAAGTTCTGGCAGAAGCGCTTGAAGACGGGCGAATTACGATTGAAGCCGACCTTGACCAACACCGGATTGTTATCCGGGTAGAAGAGAAAGGCTCCTTCCCTTCGGGTTCGGCAGAACTGACCTGGGAATTTGAAACCCTGTTGCTGGAAATGGCCGAGGTACTGGCGGATATCCCGGGCGAGCTTACCGTCGAGGGCCACACCGACGACATCCCGATTCGGAATTCACGCTTTTACAGCAACTGGGATTTGTCAGCGGCCCGCGCCGCAGCCGTTGCCAACGCACTGCTGGCAACCGGAGCTGTTGAACCCACTCGGTTGGCAGTCAAAGGGCTCGCGGACACCGAACCGCGGGTTGAGAACGATACTTCAGAAAACCGGGCCAAGAACCGCCGGGTCGAGATCATCGTCGATATGCTCACCCCGCAGGAAGAAGAGCGTATGCGCCTGAGAGAATTGCTTGAACGCAGTGCTCAGCAAAGCGAAACGGTTATTGATGTTCGCTCCGCCACGCCCGGAAGTGTTCCACCCACGACAACAGGGCCGGAATAA
- a CDS encoding MotA/TolQ/ExbB proton channel family protein, with the protein MDFATLIGLVGAILLIASAVILGVSPDVFVNSASLLIVVGGSLLVVLAKFSIPQFLGAFKAAARAFKFKLPETQDSIEELVEIASIARKEGPLGLEGREVSSPFLASGIQMLVDGQNDETIKQLLDKERLMTLDYNRSGSKVFTALADVAPAMGMIGTLIGLVQMLSNMEDPKSIGPAMAVALLTTLYGAMIATMIASPIADKLSLRMTEEARMQMLYTDALVAIQQGTNPRVIEQMLSSYLPPNQRDKAPEAEASGI; encoded by the coding sequence GTGGATTTCGCTACTCTGATCGGCCTTGTCGGCGCCATCTTACTCATCGCTTCTGCCGTGATTCTCGGCGTTTCTCCAGACGTTTTTGTCAATTCAGCGTCTCTGCTGATTGTGGTGGGCGGCAGTCTGCTGGTGGTATTGGCCAAATTCAGCATTCCCCAGTTTCTCGGCGCATTCAAGGCCGCAGCTAGGGCATTCAAGTTCAAACTTCCGGAAACTCAGGACAGCATCGAAGAACTGGTCGAGATTGCCAGCATTGCCCGTAAAGAGGGGCCGCTGGGCCTGGAGGGCCGAGAGGTCAGTTCCCCGTTTCTCGCCAGTGGCATCCAGATGCTGGTCGATGGTCAGAACGACGAAACCATCAAACAGCTGCTGGACAAAGAGCGTTTGATGACCCTGGATTACAACCGCTCCGGTTCCAAAGTCTTCACCGCTTTGGCCGACGTGGCCCCGGCGATGGGCATGATCGGAACGCTAATCGGCCTGGTACAGATGCTGTCCAACATGGAAGACCCGAAATCCATCGGGCCGGCCATGGCGGTAGCACTGCTAACCACGCTTTACGGTGCCATGATCGCCACCATGATTGCCTCGCCCATTGCCGACAAGCTCTCGCTGCGGATGACCGAAGAGGCTCGCATGCAAATGCTCTATACCGACGCTCTGGTGGCCATACAACAAGGCACCAACCCCCGCGTTATCGAACAGATGCTGTCGAGCTACCTGCCCCCGAATCAGCGTGACAAAGCGCCCGAGGCAGAGGCGAGCGGAATTTAA